TCGCGCAGCCGGTCCCGGGGGCCCTCGCGCAGCCTGCACAGGGACGCGAGCCGCGCGTCCGCGTGCTGATCGTCGATGATTCCGCCATGGTGCGGAAGGTGCTGTCGCTCGGGCTGTCGGCCGATCCCCGGCTCGAGGTGGTCGGCACGGCCTCGCATGCCGCCGCGGCGCGGGACTGCATGGCGGAGCTTCGCCCCGACGTGGTGACGCTCGACCTCGAGATGCCGCACATGGACGGGCTGACCTTCCTGCGCAGCTACATGGCGACCGCGCCCGTCCCCACGGTGGTGATCTCGTCGCTGACGCGCGAGAGCGGCGCGCTGGTGATGCGCGCGATGGAGGCGGGGGCGGTGGATATCGTCTCCAAGCCCTCGCTCGGCGTGGGCGAGGGGCTGCCCGCGATCATGTCCGACGTCTGTGCCCGGGTCTGGGCCGCCGCGCAGGCGCGGCCGGGCCTGCCCGGCGGAGCCGCGCCGGTGCTGCACTCGCCCGTGGCGCCCGAGGGCTGGGTCCACGCGGTCGGCGCCTCGACCGGCGGCGTGCAGGCGCTCAGCCGCATCCTGCCGCTCTTCCCGCCGCAGACGCCCGGCATCGTCATCGTGCAGCACATGCCGATGGGTTTCACCGCGCCTTTCGCGCAACGGCTGGACGCGATCTGCCAGATGCGGGTGCGCGAGGCGGTGGACGGCGACTTCGTGCTGCCCGGCCTCGTGCTGATCGCGCCCGGCGGCACGCGCCACATGGAGCTTCAGGCCGCGGCCCGCGGATACCGGGTGCGCCTCGTGCCGGGCGAGCCGGTCTGCTACTCGCGCCCCTCGGTCGATGTGCTGTTCAACTCGGTGGCGCGGCTCGCGGGTCCGCTGTGCTCGGCCGCCCTGCTGACGGGGATGGGCCGCGACGGCGCGGCGGGGCTGCTGGCGATCCGGCGCGCCGGCGGGCGCACCTTCGCGCAGGACGAGGCCAGCTCGGTCGTCTACGGCATGCCCCTTGCAGCACGCGACCTTGGCGCCGCCGAGGAGATCCTGACGCTCGACGACATCCCGGGCCGCATGGCCCAGGCCGCAGCGGCCGCCAGTCCGGCGCGCCGGGCTGCGGCCCATGAGTGACACGAGAGGAGACAGCGACATGGCCGAAGACCTGACCAGCACCGCCCGCGCCGAGGCCCAGCCGCTTTCGGACACGGACAACGTGGACGACATGTATCTGACCTTCGCGCTGGGGCCCGAGGAATACGGCGTGGGCATTGGCCGCGTCACCGAGATCGTGGGCATGCAGCGCATCATGGGCGTGCCGGACGTGCCCGCCTGGATCAAGGGCGTGATCAACCTGCGCGGCAAGGTGATCCCGCTGCTCGACGTGCGGCTGCGCTTCGGCATGCCCGAGCGCCTGTATGACGAGCGCACGGTGATCATCGTGCTAGACGTGGCGGATGCGCCGGTCGGCCTGATCGTGGACGGGGTGAGCGAGGTTCTCGACATCCTGCCGTCGCAGATCGACCGGCCGGGACAGTTCGGCCGTGGATCGAAAAGCCCGGTGATGGGCCTCGCGCGGGTGGGCGAGCGGGTGACGATCCTGCTCGATGCCGAGGTGCTGGTGGGCGACGACGATCTGGCGATCCCGGCCGACATGGTGGCCTGAGACATGCGCGTGATGATCTGCAACCAGAAGGGCGGGGTCGGCAAGACGACGACCGCGGCCAATCTCGGGGCGGCGCTGGCCCGCGCCGGCGGGGGCCGTGTGCTTCTGGTGGACCTCGATCCGCAGATGCACCTGACCGCGAGCCTGGGACTTTCCGGCACAGAGGGTGGCTGGACCGTCGCCGACTGGCTTGCCGGGCGTCCGGGCCGGCCCGCGTCCGTGCCCGGCGAGGCGGACCTGTGGCTGGTGCCCGGCGCCCCCGAGCCGGTCGACATGCCCGAGGGCAGTGCCGATCCGGCGATGTGCGGCGCCGACTGGCTGGTCATCGACGCGCCGCCGAACTGGTCGGGCGCCATCGCGCGGCTGATGCAGGGCGCCGATCTGGTGCTCTGCCCGCTGGAGCCGGATTTCCTCGGGCTTCAGGGCCTGAACCGTCTGTTGCGCACCATGCAGGCGGCGGGCCTCGACTGGAGCCGCCTGCGCCTGCTGGCCACGCGGGTTTCCGACCGCCTTGCCGTGCACCGCGAGGTGCGCGCCCGCCTCGCCGAGCGTTTCGGCGAGAGCTTCCTGCCCGTCGCGATCCGCACCTCGGTCAAGCTGGCCGAGGCGCCGGGACGCGGCCGGACGATCTTCACCCATGCGCCGGGCAGCACCGGCGCGGCCGACCATGCGGAGCTTGCCCGCCTGCTGATGCAGGACGGGCGCCGCGCCAGACGAAAGGGAACCAAGGCATGACTCGCCGTCCGAACAAGGCCGCCGCGGCGCCGGCCGCCGCCTCTGCGCCGCGCCTGACCAACGATCCGCTCGACTGGCTGGAGGCGCCGGCGGAAGCCGCAGCGGCGGCGGAAGCTGCTCCGGCAGCGGAGCCCGAGGCGGCGCGGCCGACAGCCAAGCCGCGCGCCGCCCGGAAGGCCGCCCCTGCCGCGGCCGGCGAGGCCGCGGCGGCGATTGCAGCGCCCGCCCACGCCGGCCCGAGCGACATCGAGCGGCTGGTCGCCGACATGACCGCCATGGCCAATGCCCATGTGAAGGGGGATATCGCGCATTTCCTTGATCCGGCGGCCTATCCCGAGGGGCTTGGCGCCGCCGCGCGCATGGTCAACGAGATGGTGCAAAGCCACATCTCCACCATCTCCGAGGCGCTCGACTGCGTGCGCAGGATGGGCGCGGGCGATCTCGATGCGCCCGTGTCCCGCTTCCCCGGTGCCAAGTCGGCCGCGAATGACGCGATCGAGGCGGTCCGTGCGAACCTGCGCGGGGCACGCCAGTCGGCCGAGGAGGCGGACGCGCAGATCCATCGGCTTCTGGCCGAGGTGAAGGCGATGTCGGCGGCCCATGTCGCGGGCGATGTCGACGTGCGCATGAACGTCGCCGCCTATCCGCAGGACCTGGGCCAAGTCGCGGCGGCGCTGAACGAGATGGTCGAGAGCCAGGTCCAGTCCATCGAGGAGGCCATTCGCTGCTTCGAGGCGATCGGCGAGGGCAACTTCGACGCGCCGATGCGCCAGTGGCCGGGCAAGAAGGTCATGGTGAACCGCGTCATCGACCGCTTCCGCGCCAACATGAAGGCGGTCACCGCCGAGGTCGCGATGCTGTCCGACAGCATCGTCGAGGGCCGGCTGGACCGCGAGGTGGACCTGTCCAAGTTCTCGGGCGACTTCGTCGAGATCGTGCGGTCCTTCGAGCGGACCTACGGCAGCCTGAACGGCGTGTTCCATTCGCTGTCGGTGCAGCTGGAGCAGACGGCGCAGACGGTGATGCAGGTCAGCCAGGCCTCGCAGTCGCTGGCTTCGAACTCGGCCATGCAGTCTTCGTCGGTCGACGAGGTCTCGGCCTCGGCCGAGGAGACCGACAGCCAGGTGAAGGCCAATGCCGCCGCCGCACGGTCGGCGAGCCTGCTGGTCGAGGGCGCCGCCAACGTCGCCGCCGAAGGCCGCGAGAAGGTGACCGAGATGGTGCAGGCGATGGAGGGCATCCGCCTCTCGTCGCAGGGCATCGCGAAGATCATCAAGGTGATCGACGAGATCGCCTTCCAGACCAACCTGCTCGCGCTCAACGCAGCCGTCGAGGCGGCCCGCGCGGGCCAGCATGGCCGCGGCTTTGCGGTGGTGGCGCATGAGGTGCGCAACCTTGCCGGCCGATCCGCCAAGGCCGCCCGCGAGACGTCCGAGCTGATCGAGGATGCGGGCAACCGGGTGCATGCCGGGGTGCGCATCGCGACCGAGACCTCGCGCTCGTTCGTCTCGATCGTGGACGACATCGAGAAGGTGAAGATGCTGGTGCACGACATCGCGCGGGCCTCGGACGAGCAGACCCGTGGCGTGGCGCAGATCTCCTCGGCCATCGGCGATGTGGCAAAGTCGGCGCTGTCGAACAGCCAGCAGGCGGACGAACTCGCCTCGTCGGCGACGCAGATGCAATCGGCCGCCGAGGCGATGCGCACCGAGATCGGCCGCTTCAAGCTGCGCAAGGTCAAGGCTCAGGCACCGGCCGCCTTGCCCGCCCTTGAGGCGCTGCCGCCCGAGATGCTCGCGCAACTGCAGCAGATGGTGGCCGCACAGATGGGCCTTGGGGCTCGTCCGATCACCGCTCCACCCGCCGGTCCGGGGCGGGCGGGATCGAATGGCCACGCG
This portion of the Rhodobacter sp. CZR27 genome encodes:
- a CDS encoding chemotaxis response regulator protein-glutamate methylesterase gives rise to the protein MRIAQPVPGALAQPAQGREPRVRVLIVDDSAMVRKVLSLGLSADPRLEVVGTASHAAAARDCMAELRPDVVTLDLEMPHMDGLTFLRSYMATAPVPTVVISSLTRESGALVMRAMEAGAVDIVSKPSLGVGEGLPAIMSDVCARVWAAAQARPGLPGGAAPVLHSPVAPEGWVHAVGASTGGVQALSRILPLFPPQTPGIVIVQHMPMGFTAPFAQRLDAICQMRVREAVDGDFVLPGLVLIAPGGTRHMELQAAARGYRVRLVPGEPVCYSRPSVDVLFNSVARLAGPLCSAALLTGMGRDGAAGLLAIRRAGGRTFAQDEASSVVYGMPLAARDLGAAEEILTLDDIPGRMAQAAAAASPARRAAAHE
- a CDS encoding chemotaxis protein CheW gives rise to the protein MAEDLTSTARAEAQPLSDTDNVDDMYLTFALGPEEYGVGIGRVTEIVGMQRIMGVPDVPAWIKGVINLRGKVIPLLDVRLRFGMPERLYDERTVIIVLDVADAPVGLIVDGVSEVLDILPSQIDRPGQFGRGSKSPVMGLARVGERVTILLDAEVLVGDDDLAIPADMVA
- a CDS encoding ParA family protein, giving the protein MRVMICNQKGGVGKTTTAANLGAALARAGGGRVLLVDLDPQMHLTASLGLSGTEGGWTVADWLAGRPGRPASVPGEADLWLVPGAPEPVDMPEGSADPAMCGADWLVIDAPPNWSGAIARLMQGADLVLCPLEPDFLGLQGLNRLLRTMQAAGLDWSRLRLLATRVSDRLAVHREVRARLAERFGESFLPVAIRTSVKLAEAPGRGRTIFTHAPGSTGAADHAELARLLMQDGRRARRKGTKA
- a CDS encoding methyl-accepting chemotaxis protein, with protein sequence MTRRPNKAAAAPAAASAPRLTNDPLDWLEAPAEAAAAAEAAPAAEPEAARPTAKPRAARKAAPAAAGEAAAAIAAPAHAGPSDIERLVADMTAMANAHVKGDIAHFLDPAAYPEGLGAAARMVNEMVQSHISTISEALDCVRRMGAGDLDAPVSRFPGAKSAANDAIEAVRANLRGARQSAEEADAQIHRLLAEVKAMSAAHVAGDVDVRMNVAAYPQDLGQVAAALNEMVESQVQSIEEAIRCFEAIGEGNFDAPMRQWPGKKVMVNRVIDRFRANMKAVTAEVAMLSDSIVEGRLDREVDLSKFSGDFVEIVRSFERTYGSLNGVFHSLSVQLEQTAQTVMQVSQASQSLASNSAMQSSSVDEVSASAEETDSQVKANAAAARSASLLVEGAANVAAEGREKVTEMVQAMEGIRLSSQGIAKIIKVIDEIAFQTNLLALNAAVEAARAGQHGRGFAVVAHEVRNLAGRSAKAARETSELIEDAGNRVHAGVRIATETSRSFVSIVDDIEKVKMLVHDIARASDEQTRGVAQISSAIGDVAKSALSNSQQADELASSATQMQSAAEAMRTEIGRFKLRKVKAQAPAALPALEALPPEMLAQLQQMVAAQMGLGARPITAPPAGPGRAGSNGHAPHSADRDERGFADF